Genomic DNA from Setaria italica strain Yugu1 chromosome V, Setaria_italica_v2.0, whole genome shotgun sequence:
TATGATGAGACTAATGCTTATAGAAAGAACTGTTTTTTTCTCATAGCAACGCATGGGCAGACCTATATTTTTAAATGTTCATTCTTATTTTCACACGATTATTATCTTGTTTAATACTCAGTGTATTGTAATTTAAATATTTTgctgcccgtagcaacgcacggcaTGATTCTAGTGTAAATCAAAAAGTATATTACACATTTTAATCATTATTTTCATATAATTTTACATCCTATGAATTAATTCATTATTAAATATCATACCTATTAAAATAATGATAATTAATTCAAGATGTATTTTCTAATATGTGCTATGATGTCTACTATCATCTCGCAAAATTTTAACTAAGACTacacttgtgcatggagaaaaagaaaagaaaaattgtgttGGTGGTTAAATTTATCCAAATAGCATGATTAGGTGGTAAATTGAATCAAGAAGTAGTTTAGGTGCATACTTGAGGGGAATAGTTTGGATTTGTTTTTCTAATAATCGGTGTATACATCCAAATCTCGCTATATGATACGCATGATGCAGGGTAGAATAAATTAATTAACTTTAAATTATAGCAAAGGCAGCTGGACAAGCTTTTTTATATAATATTCAGAAagaatatactccctccatcctagaatatagctacgtttagttTTTTCCaaagtcaaacttttttaactttgaccaaaaatatctctaaaaataattgaaaatattACATATTACAATAGTttgtttcatgataaatctactaCCATTATTATGTTATTAGTTTCTATGATTATTTCGTTATTCACAGTTAAAATTGAAAGAGTTTGACTTTAAAAAGTCTAAATATAGCTATATTCTAGGATAGAGGGagtaaaaaaaacatgcatgcatgatcaaATAGAGCAAAATTACAGGCTAAATGGAATAAATTTCATTTGTAACCACACTACGTGAAAAGTTGTATCTTTTTTTATTATATATTAATTAGTGGCCGTCGATCTTGAGCATGTCACAATTGACTTGTTGCATGTATGTAAGTGCGCTTGAAATTAGTTTCAGGCGTCATTTGCGAACATATCGACTCGATGCGTTGACTCAAGATAGTCCAAGTTTTGATGTGCACAACCTGACTAGAAGTAGCTTATGAATGTACGTAGGGATAAACTACATTGATCAATGTCAGCCAAGATCATGTCTCCTCTGGGCTAGCTCATTGAGGGTCTGATTGGTTGGTTGCATCCAGCCCACGTTCAGGCTCGTCGGATGCAACATACCTGTGATTGGATGCCCGCATTAGCTATTGAGCCAGGCTCTTTGGATGCAACAGGTACCTCTGAGCCAGGCTCGCGGGATGCGAAAGTTTTATGTATTTTCACGGAGCCTGACTTGCGCGATGCGAAAGGAGCGCGTGGACGAGCATGCTTTGAGGGAAAAATTGGACTAGCTGAGCATGGAACGGGCAACCAATCGTTGTTTCTGAGTAGCCTGGTTGAACAGAGACGCAAACCAAACAAATGGATGCTGCATCTAGCAAGCCTGGCCGGAGGGAGCGTGTATCCGTGATGCGAGCCAGGGGCTCATTGGCTAACCAATCACACCCTAAGTGTCAGTTACAAAGCAGAGATAATATTGGACCAAATTGGTATGCCACATGTCCAGTTGGTAGTTGAGCCAGATGTTGACATTTGAGCCCACTTGTGTGGCTAGTGTGGTGATTTGTTAGTGATCTCGATACAACtcagatagtgtttggttcgtgctaaggtaatgtaaacgcaaAGGGATCAGATTACAATGTATTTGGCGGTGGAATgggtgattgccctctttgtttggttgcactctggtaacgtaatcagattactgtgtgggtgctatatctgattacggtgggggaggaggggtaacaagcttgtatagatattatttaggtaagggattcgattacagtgtcaattgattacaaaccaccgcaaccaaacatatgtaatgggattcgttacgTTCAGgaatcagattacgttacatttgaaccaaccaaacactacctcatAGTTAGACCAATCCTAACCCATAATGTTTAGGGGTAGTAACACTTATCTTACACATCACAGCTCTGTTGTAAAAAATCACTTTGTAGGAGAGCATAGCTTGAGCTTTTATACTTCCTAACATTTTCAAGAATTATCAATGCCAATTTCACATATGTGCTCACATATTCCAAGATCAATTCTTCAAAAACTTGAGCATCATTTAGTATGTCCTTTCAGATTGTTGGTCCATCCACTGTCACCAAACAGCAATTCTGTCACAAATATGGTATTTGAAAATAGCATATGGAGAAATGCAAGAAAGTTGGTATCTCCCAGTGCAAAGACACTCTATGACACCTATTATCTCTTACAGCGCACCTCAGCCGATCGGCTGCACAGCTAAAAGAAAAAGAGCAGCAGCCGGAGCACATGTCCTTAACAAATTGAACGCTCCCTTCACCATTGTATTCCTGTTTCCTGCtaggctgctgcagctgcagcgctACCGAGCACCCCGGTTccacctccccccccccccccccccttcccgGCTGCCCatccacgccggcgccgccaccggctcCTCCACACCGCCGCGCCCCCTCTACAGCTCCactccgccgcccggccgcggctcctccgtccgccgccacgccggcgcGCCCCCTGCAAGAACTGGGGCGTTGCCGCCAGTCGTacctggcctcctcctcctcatgctcctcGCCGTGGCACCGCCACCTGCGGCTTCCGCGGTGGGCTTGAACTGGGGCTCCGCGTCCTCTCACCCGCTCCCGGCGGCGCGGGTCGTGCAGGGCCTGCTCCTCCCcaactccgcctcgccgccacctcctaCGACGCGCTCGCGGGCACGGCGTCGCCGTCACTGTCGGGGTCCCGACACGCTGCTCCTCTTCTGTTCGCCGCCCCACCAGGGTCCGCCACGCCTCTTCCGTTCGCCGCCACGCCTCCTCCGTTCGCGGCCGCGCTGGTAGACGTCGACCTCTGGCCACTGCTGTGCCGGCCGCGCAGCTGCCAAGCTCGCCCCTACGGCGTCGTCGAGCGTACCGAAAACGGTAACCTCTTCCGCCTATCCGTACATCCCCAATAGTCGATCcgtttttgtggttgttgaatGCATAGAGGATAGTGATTAGTGAATTTGGTAGTGAGATGATGACCGGCGGCCTGGGTTTGGCATCTGAATTTGGTGATTAGTGAATTTGCTCCTGTTCTCCATTAATCTCCTGCTCCTCTTTGAGGTGGTCACCATCTCACTACGAAAATGGCTAATTGATTGATCAGATTGGACGCGTCCACTAAAATAGCTTGattcctactccctccgttccaattgtaggtcgttttggcttttgtaGGTGTATAGTTTTTTAAagcaaaacgacctacaatttggaatggagggagtatttaagtTTTCAAATATCCAGATGCAGTATTTGCTTTGTGTCACTGAATGCTGCTTTTCACTTGAGGGATTTTATCAATAGACTTCTCAAGTTTAATAAACAAGCGGAATGAATTTGGTAAAGAGAATAATAACTTAGCTTTATGTTCATGATAGCTTAATCTGGCGTGTTTGTGAATAGGAGGTTCCTGCATGTTTGTATTGGCAGTGTCCATAGGGCTGAGGTATTTAATTTATCATATCAATTAAGCTTCAAATGACCCAGACTAATTACTGTAACTGCTGATTACAATGTGAAAATGGAATACGACTACATTTAttgttatgatttttttaataatctTTGTAGACTATACATGAGTTTTGGTTCCATAATCCTCCTATTCCCCTAACTACATATGCAGCTGTAATTATCTCCAGTTTTAGGTTCCTAGATATGGTCGCCATCTTTTTTAATGTGTTTTCCATGGACTTAATACATATGGAGAAATCACAATACTGGGTGTTATTTTGCATTAGTCTAAAACCTAACAGCGCTAGCTGCTGCAGTAGGGCGACAGGCAGCCAAGAATATTACTTGCATTCGCCCTGATCAGGTACGCGGGCCATGTCATTGATCCTCGTCTGAGCATATGATCCAAATCTGTGTGCACCACTAATGTCCTCCCCATCCTGCAGCCAAATCTGAGTGTGGATCTATATCTGTGTATGTGCGTCACTTAGCTTGCTGTTATAGTAGTTTGTATAGATTTTCAGGAATGTGGTTCTTTCCTATACTTAAGACAGAAGGAACTGCTTACTGCATTTGGATTGGTACAGTCAAACTTCAACCAATGTATGCGCTGCTCAATTACAGCTATGTATTAAACATATCTGGAGAAAATTGATTGAAATTATCAGTCACAACCACCAATGTTTTTTGCTGCCTCATCTTGCttgacataaagaaaagaatATAATGGATTAGTGTTTTGGTGTGTTCTGTTTTATCGATTAGTTTTCCCGTGTACTTGCTGGCTGTAAGGCTGCGCAAAATGGAATTTGTTTGATTCCTGATGGTGTCTTCTTTTCCTTGCTGGGATGTCATGTAGGAGCTGAATTGTTCTTCCATATGTTTTAAAATTCTCGCTACAATTTCAGGGTATGTGTCACATGATGGGTTATTTCAATTATGTCTAAGAATGATGCAGTACACGTGACCTCATTTCATACTCACCTCTGATTTAGACTAATCGTGTGTTCATTTTGTCATGTTCACCTAACGATATCAATACTTTGTACAGCACTAATACTACCAATCTACGGAATGCAGGTAACATCAATTCTCTCATTCACTGCATTGAGCTCAGCTGCTGGTGTGTACTAATTCTTTTTCAAAAGGGCTTGCTCTTCTACAAAAAGGTATCTCCAACTCCCGTGTGGGAAAATATGAATGGAAGGATTGCTCATCTGGATTGACTTCCTGTCTTTTGCTTTTTGATTAATTTGAGCTTTGCAAATTCAGTTTTTTTACAAGAGAACTACATTGGAGCAACTACATTGCTGGAGCTGTACGCACGTGCTCCTGAAGAATAGGCCAAGGAGCTCATCGCCCAACTTGCAGATTTCCAGGAGGTATGCACGGCCTCAAATATTTCTCATAGACTTTTTTACAAGTATAATGGACAGGTATTTGACACTTGAATCCCAACTCCCATCTATTGATGGCAGTTTCGATAGTTAGCTggcaagattttttttcataatgTCCACAACTCTTTATACTTGATTTGGTTGATGAATCTGAATACAAGTTCATAATTTCTTCAGCATCCTCTTCATAACATCCTGCTACATGTAGATTCATTTTTTAAAGAATCAGGTAAGGCATAAGTGCCTTTTCTTTCAGAACTTCAGTTTCATGTCATTGGAAATGTTAGATTCCAAAAGGATGTGAGGTTGCTTGATTTCTCATAATTTGGCAGGCCTCAAATGCACACAATTTAGCAATTAAAGTGTTGGCCGTTGTTGTTCCATTCCATGTTTAcgggtttttttttcccagaTATGCCACTGAAATTCTGAACTGGTTTCTGTTATGTCTTATCCAAAGCGTTTAGATGAAGCTCTGAACACTGAAACCTAGGAGTCCGCCTGTTCATGTTCACCAAACTTCTACTACATTTCCCATGGCCAGCGAAGAGTTAAACAGTTTGCGCAACAAATTTATATCTTCTGACTGATTTAATCCCACTGCTGTTCAGTTTAGACAATAGTGTTGTAGTATGGCAATACTGCTTTGATTCATTTGAATTAGTACTTTGAAATGCTTATGCTCTTGCAGGTTGGAGAATGCTTATGGGCCCTCCGCCAATGTAACCTGCATGCTCAGAGTAGGATGCTCCATGCTGCTGTTAGATAAATCCCGAATTAGCCAAATAATTAGCACAGGCTCATGGCTGCTATTTTTGCCAATAACTACTGCATGCATGGCTTCAGAGTCTGTTTAACAATCTCCTAGGTGTAGGATGTCCCTACAGTTTCCTGTCAAAATACAAAAGATGCAGAAAATAGCACCAAAACATCGGCTCTGTTCTGATATTATACCACTTATAAAACTGACTGCATGTCAGTATGCTTTGGTGATGActatctctaaaataattatctgAACTATTTaacttgttttctctgttcTTGTACAACAGTGACCTCGATGGGATAAAGAAAGACCATATTGATTAATATGCAGTTTTCAAGGTACTGTAAATATTCTATACGTTATCACTATTCCATGATGTAATGAATGGAGAAGCTGGGAGGTAGTTTTGTCAAGCTCGTTAAACATGTTTAACATTTTTCCAGGAACAGACCGTAATTGATAGTTATAACTTGCTTTGTGGGCATTCATGATTTATACATACTAACAACCCGTGACATCTCTTTGATCCCCTCAAGGCCTCAAATGTGCATCCCAAGCATTGTTCTCCAAACGGGAGTGAAGCATGTGTGTGGGTGAAGATTACTATATGAAGAGTTCTCTGAAACTTGTCATTTGTACCACTGaggaccccccccccctccctcccccccccccccccccaaattgCAATTTAGTATGTTTTAGTATGTACTGATTCACACAACTCAGAAGGGTTGGGCAATATGATGCTTTTCAAGAAAGTGGTACTAGGCAGCCACCCAATAAAAGAGGAAATGTACTCAAGTCTGTTGCGTATCAGAACTGtataattttgatttttttactaACTGTTTCTGTGATTTAATAGGCATAGCTGCTGAAATTAAGTTCTTGCTGAGGTATAAGAGATAGTATGGTGTTCTGATTTCTTATAGTTTTCAGAAAAGTTCATCAGCATTGTGCTTGACTCATGGACTATCTTGTAGTATTACATGTTCATACTTTTATTGCATAATatttcatctctgaacttggtGGAAGTGCATTTCGTGTATTTATGGCGTTCTTTGCTTATTAATATGCTCCTCTTGTGCCAATATATATAGCTTCTCTGAAGAATCACTTTGGCGCATTGTTCTAACTGTGGCGATTTTAGGCAAGTTCATTTCCATGTGTTAATTGTACTTCTGTAAACATATGACTTGGATTTTAAACATCAAATATTATGATTGACATCTCATAAATTTTTGGAAAACAAACGTGTGGTTGTATTTAACTGAACTTTCACACAACACATAAATATTGGATCTGAATGTACTTTACTGAATTTCCACATGACTCATTTCCACATGACTCATGAAGCAAATATTATGTACCTCTAAAAATTGTGCAAAGGTTTTggttttcaacattttttttttgcctgtaGCAACGTACGGGCACGAACTTAGTTGATATAGATGAAGCAACGAAAAAGTAGGATGACGGATGATGTAAGGAGCATGGCCTAAATAATCTGGCATATAATTAACGCCTGGTGTATTCCTTCAGCACCTGCAACTTTTGCCCAGTACAGAGTAGGAAATATGGCAAAACCCTTCAGTAAGAAATGATGCCCTGAAAGTGGAATGTTTATACCAAACAAAGTAGGAGACACATGCGCACTCATTACATTTCTTGTGATAAACCACGCCCATCAGAATTTCCTGTGTAAGTGTGCATGTATATATGAGCATGTCATGTattatttcagaaaaaaaaatggatgttCTACGGCAGCATGCATTCAAAGACCCGGATCGGACCGGCCACACCATCGGCGAAATACAGTAGTAGCGTAGTACATATAGGGGTGGTAAAGAAATCTAACAATTTTAATTTTGAAAGATTGAGCTTAGTAAGAACAGAACTGATCGTGAGTTTTAAAGGCCATGCCCGCCTTTCAGCAGCGCCGGCCAGCTGCCGACCCTGACGACGAATAGCTCTTGCAAGCATGCATGAATGCATGATGCAGACTCGCAGAGCCCGAAACAATGGACCGCGTCCACGTACAACGTCGTGTCGTCCCTCCCGACTCCCGCCAAGTTTGACATGCGCACGCTCGACCCGgccccgcccggccggccgccccgtgGATCGGTGGACGGATGGGGTTGGCCGCTGCACTCATCAGatgctcgcccccgccggcctaCATGGACTCGTCGTCGACCACGAGCCACCAAAGCTAGGCCGAGTCTACCGGCCGGGCGGTGCATGCCATGGccatcgccggccggcggctctCAGGGTATAAATACATGCGCACACCGCTGCCTCCTTCGATTGTCACTTACACTGAGAGAGCTGTCCATCTCGATCGGTTCAGTAGTCAGCAGGCACATCCACCGTACCTGACATTGTACCGCAGCCGACCAGCCGAGACCATCAAGCTCCTCATCACCAGCCACTTCATCGCTTGGGCACGTACACGCACGATGAGTTCCCTGGCGGCGAGGCCCACCCTGCTGGCGTACCTGCTGCTCGCCACGCTGCTGCACCCCTGCCTCTGCCACGCCGCAACGCCGGCGGCCGCtcgctccggcgccggcggcgccaacTGGAGAATGGATCGTGAGTACCTGCTGCTGTTGCCTGACTCTTCTTTGGAGATTGATCATCAGCCAACTAATGATGCTAATGCCACCTTATTAATTACTGattgcttgtttcgatcggatGGTGATGCAGCAAAGGCGATCGACCAGGGGGTCGCCTACGTCCTCATGCTCCTCGCGCTCTTCGTCACCTACATCGTGCACTGAATTGAATTGAACAGCGCTTACAGCACACAAGCCTAAGTAATTAGTTTCTTCATATtcattggtcacatgatacgcAGGGTCGACGTCCGATCCTCCTAGAGCTCAAAGCAGGAGAGAGGCTTCTAAAGTTGGTACTACTAGATAGCGTCTTGATTTCTGTTCGCCGGCTATCAGCTGCTCGACGAGCAGAGCAGTTTGGCCGCCGGGGCCGGGCagatcatttcttttctttttctttttcttttttactttgaTGTGATGATGATTCGACTTGCTGTAGTAAGTTGCAGTCTAGTATTCATCCATCATGTGCTGTAAATGGTTCGTTATTAAGTGGAGTTCATGTCAATAAGGAATAATAATAACATAAATTCCATTTTTCTACGCAAACAAATTGTACTGTCATGAGGTGGGCCTTTTATGCTTCTACCGTGAGGCGCACGATTTTGTGTACCGTATAGTCTTTCAAATCTTTCTCCTTCTGATATTCtctccgtatcaaaatattttatCGTTGTTAATTTTTCCTTGCAACATTTGACTATTCGTTTATTAAACAAATTTATTCAGATATAAAGAAGATAAAGATAAGTCATGTTTAAAATACCTCTTATAATAAAATAAACCACAAATAAATTAAATGatacttacataatttttttattattaataaGATGAATGATCAAATATCATGACAAAAGTTAACGATGATAAATAAATCGATACGAAAGTAGTACTACTTTTAGCACTATTGGCTTATGTCGCACGTATATACCGCACTCTAGTATTGACGTACTCATGAGTGGCATCATTTCCACGCACATATCGTTTGCGACTAACCCTGTAACCCATATCAATTTGGCTATCCGGGCCACACTCAAGTTAATGTAAGCaatggagagagaaaaaattaattatccatgtaattactccctccatcccataaAATGCAATTCTagcattttaaaaaaaattcataaaaaagTGCAATCCTAATAATTAGATCTAACTATCTTCCTAATTAAGTGGTCAGATTTGATTTACATGCCAAAACTTACTACATGTAGCAGATAAATGAGGGTATAAGAGTCTTTTCACACCACCACTAATCTGTCtggaaaaaattaaaattgGACTTTTCATAGGATAAAGGGAGTACAGATTTGTGTGTACGACGATGGAACTTGATGCTAGCTGTTTGCACCTAGATGGCATTTTAGTGCGCTAACAAAGCACAGCACAGGAGACTtccaactaaaaattagtccaatATTTCGATGCTAGTTAGGACAggtaaacatgagctaattgcaaaactaattgcataagtcacgGCTAATTGATAAGTAGAATCCATTGATCATAATCAGTCCATGTTTAGCACATGTTGTGCTATTGTAAATATGGGCTAATCATGATCTAATTAGAATCAATGGTTCCACTCCTCAATTAGATTCCTCAATTAGAGGtgacttatgcaattaattttacaATTAACTCACATTTAATCATTCTCTAGTCGGGGGGGGCTCAAACAGGGCCTGACTTCACCGCCATAGCACTAAACACTGCAACGGCCTAGTGCGCTGTGAGTC
This window encodes:
- the LOC101778432 gene encoding basic proline-rich protein yields the protein MPAAALPPESFKIDATRALTAEPRSSSPHARSSPLPAAASRAVTRARRIRGRCRARCCPGGPTARPLPVLGLDVDGASAPRLPHAAAAAALPSTPVPPPPPPPPFPAAHPRRRRHRLLHTAAPPLQLHSAARPRLLRPPPRRRAPCKNWGVAASRTWPPPPHAPRRGTATCGFRGGLELGLRVLSPAPGGAGRAGPAPPQLRLAATSYDALAGTASPSLSGSRHAAPLLFAAPPGSATPLPFAATPPPFAAALVDVDLWPLLCRPRSCQARPYGVVERTENGNINSLIHCIELSCWCVLILFQKGLLFYKKFFYKRTTLEQLHCWSCTHVLLKNRPRSSSPNLQISRSDLDGIKKDHID